DNA from Salmo trutta chromosome 14, fSalTru1.1, whole genome shotgun sequence:
ACCGCATTGACGAGATAGTCAACTTCGCCCTGCCGGGTCCTGATGAGAGGGAGAGGCTGGTGCGTCTGTACTTTGACAGATATGTGCTGGAGCCTGCCACAGGGGGGAGACAGTGAGTCATACAGCGTTACACCCACACGACATGGCAGCACAGGTTTAAATAGGGCACTTTCACAAGCACTCATATACTGGGATGCATAATGCAACTGTTCTGATGTCAAGTAACTAGCTACTCCCAGACACTTATGCTGTgcttacacaggcagcccaattctgatcgtttgcccaattattggcaaaagatctgattggtcaaaatggcaccctttttaGTGGCAAAagatttgggctgcctgtgtaaatgcaggcttggagtcatctgcatacagtgacacacacacacacacacacacacctacccacgCACACATGGGGACAGGCATTAACACTGAGTGCCTGGGAGGAGGGAGGCCCctctctgtcctgttccatgtaaATGACCTCTGGCTGAGAGCTGTGGAGTGTCAGGGGCAGGTATTTAAGAGCAGGTGACCCTGCAGTAAGCAGGAGCCCAGCCAGCCGTAGCCATGGTGTCACTAATTAAAGTGGGTCTCTGAGGGCCTGGAGCCTGGGAGGACGAGGGGCAGGGGGCGACCTACACACAGGCCACTGGGAACTGGACCAGGatcaacaacaacatgctgacAACAGAGCCAGCTGGTGGAAGgagctgggccacttaaggagtGTCTCTCCAGACATAGTCAGACCAGACCTCATAACACAGGCCTGTTTCCTCTGACAGACAGGATGCCATTCAGACCTGTTTCTGTCTCTAAtccccctctgtctccatctgCCTCTTTCCCTGCAGGAGAATGAAGCTGGCTCAGTTTGACTATGGAAAGAAGTGCTCGGACATCGCTAAGCGGGCAGAGGGCATGTCAGGCAGAGAGATCTCCAAACTGGGCGTGGCCTGGCAGGTATGTGACATGTTTCCCCTGTCGTTCATACATCAATGCTTTCTGAATGGATAACAACCGTGATGCGGTGTTGTGCAGAATTTTCCAGTTAAGCCAATTTGACATAAATGATTGGTTGGAAGGAGAGCCTGTGGAACTTGGTTAGGGATGGGAGAATCAGACAATGCTGATCCAAGGTGATTTGGTTAGCCCAGGAAGTCTAGACCCATTTATTCTCCCTCCATGGGCTTATTAATAGAAGCAGAGCTGGGAAGTGGATCACTATGTATGCCATGATCTCCACTGCTGCTGTGTCATGGTCATCTCTCCTGCTAGCCTCATTCTGTGGACAAGTGGCCCTTGTCTGTTAAATACCTTATACATTACTCAATATTCATACACTGATCTTGCAGATAGTTAATAGTGTAGATGTATATTTGTAGATACATTATATTAGAGATTTACTGGACTGTCTGTGAATTGATAAAATCCTTGTTCAGATGACTGTAATATAATAATCCTTATATTCCATGTTCTCTTGCAGGCGGCAGCCTACTCCTCAGAGGACGGCGTCTTAACGGAGGCCATGATTGATGCTCGGGTGGACGATGCCATGCGGCAGCACCTCCAGAAGATGGACTGGCTGCATGGGCACACTAAGGAGGCTGGGGCCAAGAGCACCGCCTCTCCCAGCGCTGGACCAGCAGACAGCAGCAAGATGGGCTTCACTCTGCCTCTAGGGGAGCCGCCACAGGCCCAGGATGTGCTCACTCCAGTTCTGGGGATGGACAACAAACCAGAGGCCCATGTCATTCAGGAGGAGCTGAAACTAGAGGTGCCAGCCCCACCTTCATCAGACGGTGCTGAACTGCCTGTGGAGGAGGGGACTGTCCCGGCTAAGGGGGAGGGTGTCAAAGCAGAAACGGTGGTAACACCTCAGGGGGAGGTGGCAGAGGGTGTATCCCAGACTGATGCAGCCCCAAGCAGTGAGGGTGGGACAGGGAAGGAGGGGAAGACCAAAGCTCCTCCCAAGGATGGGACTCCAGTTTAACATTAGGGGCCAAAGGAAGGACAGGACAGGGGCTGCTGCCTGGGATTAATGGGATTACAGGGGGGACGCCTCCTGTTCCTGCTCACTGTCTGTAGTCTTAGTCTGTGTACATCTGTCTGACTGAAGAGTTGGTGGGCAgcgggaggagggatggaggcacTAACATTTTATGAAGCAATCCTGGAGAAGCAGGAGAGCTGTAATATAATTTGTGTAAAATGTAAGAAAAAAAGTGTACTTTACATCGAAACCCTATGTCTGTAATAGTATTAATGTTGATGTGCACTGTAAGAGATAATACTCTATTTAAATGACGGTGTGGATGGAGATTACTTTGTTTTTATGAATAGTAAAATAATCCAAGTTTCTTACTATGGCTGCATTTTTGTTGTGATTTCTAATGGAATGGTTTCATAgacattcaaaaggcactcgcacagctgagctatcttttttgcaagtgcatggtaacagttgaataagatGAGACAAAAGAAGAAACCAGCAttctgctcttgatagtatcactgctcttcaATAAGCTTTatgtatcggcctcaaggccttcgtcagatCTTTTGTGaattagcacccttatgtagacctagctccacccacatccgttccacgcatcCAATGGGGTTGGAGTCGAGGGAAGTGTTACCAAAAAGAACAATGTGCATGTCAGAAATATTCTAATAAAGTGTGTACCTAAAACGTATTAAACACATCTGTAAAACCAAAATGAGGACATCGACCCACCaagcaagttttcataaatcattgggtacAGCGCAAGAAAAATGTCAGAGTATCTGAAATGGGGGCATTAattcatgttcacatttacaacataacatacataggcatttcatcattaagacctttaggaaataatgtctggagggtgaaaatcaaaaaacattctcttttactcAGAGTATTACTTATATCatctcccctgtctgatatcttgactttctctgTGCCACAAAATCTGAAGgaagaaatgtcatgtttttggtcattaaaatgtactgcgaccgGCTAATCCttgtcgtttctcctgattgaacaTTTATGTTCAggaattctctgtttgagagaagaGGTTTTACCTACATGACACAGCCCACATGGGCATTTAATCATGTAGATAACATGGGTGGGGGAGCACGTAataatgtcatttatttggaaccgttttcctgtatgtgggtggcagaaatattcacacttcatattgttgcactgtgtgCAAGTTCTGCATTCATAGCTACCATTCAGAAGAGagcgtaaaagagcctggctcATTTTCTTAAAGTGGCTGGCacccaatgatttatgaaaacttgcttGGTGGGTCGATGTCCTCATTttggttttacagacgtgtttaaaACGTTTTAGGTACACACTTTATTAGAATATTTATGAAATCCACATTGTTCTATTTGGTAACACTTCCCTCGACTCCAACCCCATTGGATGCGTGGAACGGATCTGGGTGAGGGTGCTAAtttaaaaaaactcacaaaagctctgacgaaggccgtgaggccgatacgtaaagcttattaaagagcagtgatacagcttattaaagagcagtgatactataaagagcagtgatacggcttattaaagagcagtgatacagcttattaaagagcagtgataaaATCAAGAGCAGCGTGCGGGTTTCTTTTTTCTCAGGGTTTCATAGACATCAAAGTCATTGTAAAAACGTGACCAACAAATGCTGATATCATGGTGAACTTTACCTTTCATCTTGAACCCGGGTAATGACACAGCAGCACTCTGTCAGTGTTAAACCCCAGTTGTCCCTTTTAATGAAACCAACATTTAATCTTTACAACACCAATGTTTGGacagagatggggaagagaggcACGGGTCAAGGGAAGATGGGGGAGGTGCAGGGAAGAGAAAGGGGGTCAAAATTGAATGAGTCTACATTCCGCTCCCTAGAGACAAATTCATAAGGAAGGAATTCATTCAGAATCCCAAGGTGTCACAGTAATTGTGACCGAGTTCTCACACAGCATCACTCTCCAATGCCATGACAAGGGCATGTTGCACCTACTTTAGATATTAGTTAATAATTATAAagtgggtggtttgagccctgaatgttcattggctgacagctgtggtatatcagaccgtataccacaggtatgacaaaacatgtatttttactcccctatttacattggtaaccagtttataatagtaataaggtACCTCAGGGGTTtgaggtatatggccaatatacaacggctaagggctgtgtccaggcactctgcgttgtgcatatgaacagcccttagccgtggtatattagccatataccacaccgtctcgggccttattgcttccATATACCACAGGAAGTACCTTTCTAAGCTACCATGATGGAGGCGCTCTACAACTGGCTGTTCAGTGTAAAGTGTTTTGTCAACTATATAGAGCTCCTGAGTGTAACTCTCAGTCTTGGAATTCCGTCTTCAGGTTTCCATGGTGATGACCCTCTGCACAAAATATCAATAAAATTCTGTAACCcgtaaaacaaacacacaaacacacacacacacacacacacacacacacacacacacacacacacacacacacacacacacacacacacacacacacacacacacacacacacacacacacacacacacacacacacacacacacacacacacacacaaccatacctTTACTCATGGTTCTTCAATATTGACACATTGCATATACTGTAGACACCACACAGTTAGACAAGCAGGCAGCATTTCCGTCCTCTTTCCCACCCCTAATTATTTATCATTCCATTCCGTCCCATAGGCCCTTTCAGCACAGTTTTTACATGAAAAGTTTCTAAAATAGACACAAAGtacaatacatgaccaaaagtatgtggacacctgcttgtcgaacatctcattccaaaatcatgggcattaatatggagttggtccccctttgctgctataacagcatccactcttctgggaaggctttccactagatgttggaacattgctgcggggacttgcttccattcagccacaagagcattagtgcgttcgggcactgatgttgggtgattagacctggctcgcagtcggcgttccaattaatcccaaaggggttcgatggggttgaggttagggctctgtgcaggccagtcaagttcttcaacacagatcttgacaaaccatttatgtatggactttgctttgtgcactggggcattgccatgctgaaacaggaaagggcctcccctaaactgttgccacaacttcggaagcacagaatcattgagaatgtcattgtatgctgtagtgtaaagatttcccttcactggaactaaggggtctagcccgaaccatgataaacagccacagaccattattcctcctgcaccaaactttacagttggcactatgcattgggacaggtagcattcttctggcatccaccaaacccagattaatccattggactgccagatggtgaagtgggaTTCATCACTAAAGacaacgcgtttccactgctccagagtccaatggtggcgaacttcacaccactccagctgacgcttggcattgcgcatggtgatcttaggcttgtgcgcggctgctcggccatagaaacccatttcacgaagctcctgacaaacagttattgtgctgacattgcttccaaaggcagtttggaactcggatgtgttgcaaccgaggagacAGACGATTCTTACGccctacacgcttcagcactcggtggtcccgttctgtgagcttgtgtagcctaccgcTTCGTGGCTGACCCATTGTTGCTCCTAAatgtttcacaataacagcacttacagttgaccggggtagctctagcagggcaaacattttacaaactgacttgttggaaaggtggcaacctatttacatttacattttagtcatttagcagacgctcttatccagagcgacttacagtagtgaatgcatacatttcatacattattatttttattttttttgtactggccccccgtgggaatcgaacccacaacctatgacggtaccacgttgaaagtaactgagctcttcagtaaggccattctactgccaatgtttgtctatggagattgtgtgttcgattttatacacctgtcagcaacgggtgtggctgaaatagccgaatccactaatttgaagtggtgtccacatacttttgtatatatagtgtacctctTCCAATACACAAACCCCTGTCAAAAATAAACAACCTCGAGCAAAATAAATATTCTAATTTCAAAACTGACATCTTCAggcaaataaacacatttttctaCAAACTGACAAAACCCAAGCAAAATACTGAGTACACCCTATCCCCACTTCTAGCAAAATTGACATtctaaaacaaaatatatataactaTTTTCAAAAACAGACACACTCTGGCAAATTGCTTACGCCCTCCTAAATGCATTCTCATTAACTACAATCTTTTTACATAAAATATGGAGGGTGAGGAGTGCACTGCGGGGGAAGACCATGGGGTCGCTTGAGAAAGTGCTCTATCCAGTGTCCATAGGAAACAGTATGGTTTGAAGGGTATATCTTGGATAGTCATTGTTTAGTTGCCCATGTTGGTTAATTGACAGCAGGTCTCAGTCTGTCTCAGCCAGTCCATTGCTCTCAGAGGTGATGTGGAATGGGGTGGCCGTTGTTGCATGGCCTTCAGAGGTGGCGTGGGCTGGGGTGTCCAATGTGCAATGGCTCTCAGAGGTTACGAGGGCTGGGGTGTCCATTGTGGTACAGCTTCTGCTTAATGTGCACCATGTTCCCACTGGAGTCCTCCAGCTTCCTCAGGTGCACCCGTCTCCCCAGGTCTCTCAGGTTACAGAAGCGGGGAACCCATGACCAGGAGAACACATCTGGACACAGTAAAGGAAAGAAAGTAGGGGGCCGGGAAGACAGGACATAGATAACATTAAATGTGTGATTGAAAGATGAAGGATTTGTCCTCCATTTCATTTGTGTGCGAGCGTgcagtttgtgtatgtgtgtgtgcgtaattgtgtgtgtggctcaTGGGTGTGGGGTATTTATATCTGAGAATGGAGGTGTGATCCAAATTGACTCATCTAATTTAAGTCTGAGGACACCATGGGCTGAGAGACAGGGAAAACAGAGCAGGGAAATGGAGAGCAGTGAGTGGAGAGcagaaaggagagatggagagaggatgagacATCTCCGCCATACTAATAACGCCCGCAGACGTTTCACAGGAGAGACAGGCGATGGGGGAGAATTCAATTACATGAATTTGATTGGTGTGATGGGAGGGAGTTGGAAATCGAGAAAGACggggagagagaaatagtgaaTTTTAAGCGGGGGAGAGGGATTCAGGATctgtacagagaggagagagaaatccCAAGACATTGAAACATTGCAGTAGGTCTACTCTGAACTCAGTTTTAAAACTACGGACACTAAAATGAACACTGTTTGTGTGCACATGCAAGCGTGTGCTTGTGTGCAGGAGAGGAAATATCAATTTGAAAACACATGATTTTGAATCCCTATACTGTACATGACTCATTTCTGCACCTCTTTGCCAACCACCCCCATCACTTCCTACACGACAAGCAGCTCCGGGTGTGAATTATACTAATCCCACAACTGAATACAGAAATATGAAGAGAAAAATCTACACACAGGAAAAACTGTGACTAGACTAAATGGGAAGAATGTATGATGACTATATCAGTGCCAACAGTTTCATATAGAAATCTGAGGGGTAAAAAAATCACGCTGTCATATCTAAGCCTGAAAAAAATGCTGACCTTAAATGacagaaaatcaaaagaaaaacaacagcGAGCTGGGGAATAGTGTGATAAAGTAGGTCGATGGCTGAGTCACACATAAATGCCATCGAACCGTAGACAGGTTTACACACTGTACTGTAGTCTCTGGAACTGAGGCTCCCACGACACTGCAGTTTTCATCAAACAAAGCTAATCCAAAAAGGTTTAAAAGTTGAGAGATCATACCTCTGCACCTTCAGACTATTATTCTCCTGTCCATTCCCTCACTCACCCAAAGAGCATCctatccccccccaccccccccatgAAAATAAATCTGTATTCCTTAGTAactttctactgctactgtttttAAAACCCAGAGCTCCTCAAGTGTTGTGTCAGCATTTTTGGACCAGCTCCCCATACAaaatgtctctctgcctgtcagaGCCCTCCTGTGTGGTTGTTCCTCCTGCTTACTCACCATGGTGCTGTTTGGCCCTCCAGGCCCTGAGGGCAGCGTGCAGCGCCCCGTCCAGCCACAGCAGTAGCCAGCTGAGGAGGAAGCCCAGCAGCAGCCCCAGCATCAGGTCCAGCTCCTGCTTGGTCACGCTATCACTTACAAAGTAGTTCTCTGCCGAGTCTACCAGAGACTGGTCCCCATCGTACGGGATCACATAGTGGACATGGTGCCTGAAGCCCAGAGGGAGGGGACACAGGGAGAAGAGAGTAGAaaagaggagacaggggagggagatgaggagacaggaagaggagaggagggaacgcAGGACACagtggagagggaagggaggaaaaGGTGAGGGAGTAaagcgagagaagagaggaggaacgggaggacagaggaggacagaggagggggacagggtggtagagtggggagaggaagaagtagaaaagaaaatgaagaaaaagTGCATTGAGGGAGACAATTACATAAGGGAGTAATTAAATCTACCATATATagagtatactgtatattgtaaggCTGTGTGTGGTTCCATATGCTTTGCTGTAGTGCTTTGGGTGAGtggaatggatggatgggtgggtgtgcTGCTGTCAGCCCCATCACTGAGAGGCGAACAGCTGCAGCTGGAGGACAGCACAGGAAACGCATCACTAACAGCTGGCCTCGCTGCCCCATGGGAGTTGGGGTGCGGGGATGCATGTGGACCAACTCCCTCTCCTACTGGGCTGCAGGCATCGCTTCCAGTAGAGAGAAACCATAGCAGCAAGAAGAGAGTGTTGAGGTGGGCAGAAAGGTCAAGGGAGAGAGGTATGTGGCAACACAAAAGGAGGATGTGGAGTGCACAAACAAGTGAGAGAAGTGAACCTAAGGAAGCATGTGAGAGAGTGAAAGATATTGCTATCCAGAACCCTGACAACTCATTCATATCTGGGAGGTCTCAAAATACCTCTCTCTTTTTTCCTGTCTCCAGGTCTATCTCACTCAAACATGATTCAATTCACAAAGCTTTATTGACATACTCGCTGCTGCTCTCCTACACTGTCTaatcatctctctcacacacccaggccactcactcactcattcactcactcattcactcactcactcactcacatctcACAGCTCATAGCAGGTctgagtgggagggagggggaggtatgGCTTCCTGCAGGAGTGAGTAATGTTGTTCACAGGAAAATCAACCCACTGACATATACAGTTGTTTTCAGTAACATTAAAATGATTGAAGTTAAATTTTTTATGTAAAGCCCCAAACAAACCGTTTTTCAATTTATTTAAACTGTCAGTGATGACTAAGATGTGGGCCTAAGGAGTAAACTCAAAACTTAACAGGTGACCTGTGTTTCTGTGGGAATGTTGAGCCAGAGTCATTTCATCACGGACAGGGGCATAGTTCAACATAGGTCCCAGCTGTTTCATACATCATTGATGTACTGACTGTAATTAGATGATGAAAGTGATAGGAGCTAAACAACATGCAGAAATCACATTATCTCAGATGCTTTACATCACTAGTTCACCAGTGATCAAACCTCTGAGGTGAGTCAACAATGTGTGTCCTTTAACAAACAACATGAAATGACGATGGACCATTGCCATAAACAGTGCACTATAAATCACCTGAAGTTTCAAAGCAATGGTTTACTCATGCTCTTGTTTTGCACAACTTTAAATTGCATGATTTTTTCTAAGTTGGTTTTACCTTCCACAGTTGCAATGGCAGACGCGGTCCTCCCCTCGTAGATGTGGTAAGATGTAGTTGTGAAAGCGGTCCAGTAGAGCGTTCATGTCCGTTAGACACGCTACTGCCTGAAAAGAACCATACAACTGGAACAAAACAAGCTACATTCCCATAACACCATATGTTGCCCGACTTCTCAAGTAAATgacaaacaaaaatgtaaattctAAACATTCACTGACTCCAGATAAATAGTTTTCCATTGACAGTTTGTTTATAGATTATGTAGCCTCGTGTAGCTAGGCCACGTTGATGTCTAGGTCTATTGAAATATCAATTTGACATCTTTTAAAACGTTACATTGTTACACATAAGGGAGAGCGGGAAT
Protein-coding regions in this window:
- the LOC115207778 gene encoding transmembrane protein 240 isoform X2 — encoded protein: MQMAPTTMIFMILGASLVMAVACLTDMNALLDRFHNYILPHLRGEDRVCHCNCGRHHVHYVIPYDGDQSLVDSAENYFVSDSVTKQELDLMLGLLLGFLLSWLLLWLDGALHAALRAWRAKQHHDVFSWSWVPRFCNLRDLGRRVHLRKLEDSSGNMVHIKQKLYHNGHPSPRNL
- the LOC115207778 gene encoding transmembrane protein 240 isoform X1; amino-acid sequence: MQMAPTTMIFMILGASLVMLYGSFQAVACLTDMNALLDRFHNYILPHLRGEDRVCHCNCGRHHVHYVIPYDGDQSLVDSAENYFVSDSVTKQELDLMLGLLLGFLLSWLLLWLDGALHAALRAWRAKQHHDVFSWSWVPRFCNLRDLGRRVHLRKLEDSSGNMVHIKQKLYHNGHPSPRNL